The sequence ATAGGAATTAAATTGTTCTTCTTGTCTAATCTCCCTCTTCCTACGGCAATCACTATTCCTTCTTGAGGTCTTTCTTTAGCTGTATCGGGTATAATAAGACCACTTTTAAGTTTTTCTTCTGTTTCTACTCTTTTTATGACTATTTTATCCCTCAACGGTTTAATCTTCAACTTAATTTCCTCCTTTATTAATTCTACAAATCTTAAATTATTTTTATTATTTTTATTATAATTAATTTTAAAATCTTTGCAACAAAAAAATTTATGTAAACTTAATTTTTTACTCCATCTTTACTTTAAATAGCTTCCTTTGGTGGTAAGAAACTATCCAAAGATTTTTTCCATCAAAAGTAATTCCAATAGG is a genomic window of bacterium containing:
- a CDS encoding co-chaperone GroES codes for the protein MKIKPLRDKIVIKRVETEEKLKSGLIIPDTAKERPQEGIVIAVGRGRLDKKNNLIPMEVKVNDRVLLSKYSGSEIKIDDEEYLITDQDSILGIIE